From one Dermatophagoides farinae isolate YC_2012a chromosome 5, ASM2471394v1, whole genome shotgun sequence genomic stretch:
- the LOC124498668 gene encoding plexin-B: MGDHKTIDDSDHNHWPPMMLPLIYDTIIITKRCQSIKSKQNCDHHHHHHRHHHHHNQNHRQQQQQQQHRQYRHRWKKHKCHWSSTFSSCLSSSIMFILFICILMIPMTILSLDHHGPSSSSSSSSSSSSVTTSTSSSSSSSSSSTGLSNHSSISSQDLHTSQSQIISIYTTGNHSINITHLAIDHAANLYAGGSNWLFQLNSSSLSVIESVRTGPIPDSPLCSPTDCSGVDESSIQLRNNINKVLVVDEHSNTLLVCGTVHQGACRKHRLGAIIQSDELIPLPVAANDENSSTLAFVGPSRYNGNIIQPVLYVAVTDSRLGPYRDMVPAISSRSLESGQRYLSIIEKSFTDTAKVDIEIHMKDYFLVNYIYGFSTPDFVYFATVQKRSHLRALEEWGYHSRLARVCQSDPTYNTYAEVTVECIDSDGEQYSLLQDATLIEAGDELAQSLRVKPRSKLFVGTFSKAIEHTSTPDTRSAICIYTLQEIEQKFAQNIHMCYNGSITTRNMDYIAGNIPNCPAKRINNIISFCSETLKINGSLPIVRKAAAIFPHHTLTSILGQVTSGSVYNVLFAGTHDGLLKKLLISGPDLAEEFDQVSIDAGHRILADMIMDNGGKYLFVASPYVIAKVAIEHCPHYGNCRSCLNSRNPYCGWCSLQKSCTLRSDCMDTRTSVSSRWLSVDSSKCIEFQSIYPEFLPINSLEKVKLIINQLPRLPANVSYQCVFGPNEPIQAEPMPNGLICQSPPVSLRPRFPEQQDFVSIDLAIRPSDTRTDFLQRKFIFYDCNFYKTCTGCVQSRWSCQWCFKENRCVSSGYLCGKNFQSTGNYSSRVPKSTYRLQQQQQHLQQSNQPNVVRHRNECPSFNFTTKQMMDIILPNGVAREISLPVQNLAFENVMFGCLINIENIQTYVSARISDGNIVCASTKFSYDNENATSIATVTAVWNKIHSIDRINITLYKCQYLGSHNDRADCSICLNLDRLYDCAWCGSQCSHAEQCNDQRSMICPPPRIDLIHPLSGPIQGGTMVTVEGSNLGVNIDEIRDKVLIGGYPCQVQNFTISVQFTCITKPVQNHFWADVVVGNRAGFTTARDKFLYAVPEILAASPNSGPQSGGTRIYITGNNLSIGTSLEVYLDEYPCIVDKMLVSSTQISCRTTASKYASYEVDKLHIKIDNATLTLPSRFRYVPDPTIMRIYPLKSYVSGGRSVTVIGTNFDVIQQPRLAIFSIDGSFINDTVCDVVSTSQMICPSPPVNAELVDIIYREQIDSQSLRSAISAPSSSSFTGSNNDHSSTFEKISFRIGFIMDWVMSVRDLSVNYSTIHSDLIYVPDPKAFSFEEGIKDYKGDSLVIEGENLRLATSESEINVTIGNRPCNLTSLAPNQIVCIPPEQQPEPTDEFGRRTAIYLPLVVVRIGNNLRYEIGYLRYDSVKGYELSLVTIGLIIIFSLILIVFVLVSFVFMRHKSLLAEREYKRIQMQMDTLENSVRSECKQAFAELQTDMTDLSNDLENCGVPILEHRNYVMKVFFPGVDDHPLFQPRPRTTNGANITCAYNIYELAMAQFEQLIYNKSFLICFLNTLENSPSFNIRDRVNVASLLMVILMERMEYATDILRTLLLQLVEKSVTTKYPQLMLRRTESVVEKMLTNWLALTMYDYMKNYAGSQLFLLFSAIKHQIEKGPIDVITHDARYSLSEERLLREHYSNYEQLILQVFQPEKPLDKYHIRVNDCDTINQVKSKILDIIYKNTPFSMRLSIHEFDLEWRDPSGNHILLHDIDHTSKREHHGACWQRLNTLKHYNVKNMSLVMLITKNSMLRHQQQQQQHQHQHQQNQTFYMTNKKSAIYPLLANSPINCQTTTMNGFTTDVDNDRFWHLMKPTFDDMSKESSSSSSGSVLMHKAIPEIFLTRLLSTKGTVQKFIDDFFHTILVVNDALPVSIKWIFDLLDEAAIMYNIIDPDVVHAWKSNCLPLRFWVNFIKNPNFIVDVNKTPTIDSNLSVVAQTLMDSCSSSDHRLGKDSPSSKLLFAKDIISYRRLVMQFYQDVYHSPPVSEQTLFSHMQSLNMAHAGQFDTVCALKELFVYAVKYHADIMNNLQQSDYITKQQSLDKFINLINYKF, from the exons atgGGCGACCATAAAACGATTGATGATTCAGATCACAATCATTGGCCGCCTATGATGCTGCCACTGATATAtgatacaataataataacgaaacGATGCCAATCgattaaatcaaaacaaaattgtgatcatcatcatcatcatcatcgtcatcatcatcatcataatcaaaatcatcgacaacaacaacaacaacaacaacatcgacaataTAGACATCGATGGAAAAAACATAAATGCCATTGGTCATCAACGTTTTCATCGTGcctttcatcatcgattatgtttatattatttatttgtatattgatgattccaATGACAATATTGTCATTGGATCATCATGgaccatcttcatcatcatcatcatcatcttcgtcgtcgtcggttacaacatccacatcatcatcgtcctcatcatcatcatcatcgacaggcctatcaaatcattcatcaatcagTAGTCAAG ATCTCCATACTAGCCAATCACAAATTATATCAATCTATACAACCGgtaatcattcaataaatattACACATTTAGCTATTGATCATGCAGCTAATCTATATGCTGGTGGTTCAAATTGGctatttcaattaaattcatcatcattatcggttATTGAATCGGTTCGTACTGGACCAATACCTGATTCACCATTGTGTTCACCAACTGATTGTTCTGGTGTTGATGAATCAAGTATACAATTACGAAATAATATCAATAAAGTTCTAGTCGTTGATGAACATAGTAATACATTATTAGTATGTGGTACAGTACATCAAGGGGCTTGCCGTAAACATCGTCTTGGTGCGATCATACAATCGGATGAGCTTATACCATTGCCTGTAGCtgctaatgatgaaaattcttctACACTTGCCTTTGTTGGACCATCACGTTATAATGGAAATATTATTCAACCAGTGCTTTATGTGGCTGTTACTGATTCACGTTTAGGACCATATCGTGATATGGTACCGGCTATTTCTTCACGTTCATTAGAATCTGGTCAAAgatatttatcaataattgaaaaatcattcacCGATACAGCTAAAGTTGATATTGAGATTCATATGAAAGATTATTTTCTTGtcaattatatatatggCTTTTCTACACCAgatttcgtttattttgcTACCGTACAGAAACGTTCACATCTTCGTGCACTAGAAGAATGGGGCTATCATTCACGTTTAGCACGTGTTTGTCAATCAGATCCAACATATAATACATATGCTGAAGTTACTGTTGAATGTATTGACAGTGATGGTGaacaatattcattattacaaGATGCAACACTTATTGAAGCTGGTGATGAATTGGCACAATCATTACGAGTGAAACCAagatcaaaattatttgttgGCACATTTTCTAAAGCAATCGAACATACCAGTACACCGGATACACGTTCAGCTATCTGTATATATACATTGCaagaaattgaacaaaaatttgcaCAAAACATACACATGTGTTATAATGGTTCCATCACGACACGTAATATGGATTATATTGCCGGTAATATACCAAATTGTCCGGCCAAG cgcatcaacaatatcatttcgttttgttcggaaacattgaaaatcaatggtAGTTTACCTATTGTACGTAAAGCTGCAGCCATTTTTCCACATCATACACTTACATCGATTTTGGGCCAGGTAACATCTGGTTCTGTTTATAATGTATTGTTTGCCGGTACACATGATGGCCTTTTGAAAAag CTATTGATTTCTGGACCGGATTTAGCCGAAGAATTTGATCAGGTTAGCATTGATGCTGGCCATCGTATTCTAGCCGATATGATTATGGATAATGGTGGAAAATATCTATTTGTTGCCTCTCCATATGTG ATTGCCAAAGTTGCCATTGAACATTGTCCACATTATGGAAATTGTCGTTCATGTTTAAACTCAAGAAATCCATATTGTGGTTGGTGTTCATTACAGAAAAGTTGTACATTACGTTCTGATTGTATGGATACACGAACATCGGTATCATCACGTTGGTTATCAGTGGATTCATCCAAAtgtattgaatttcaatcaatttatccaGAATTTTTGCcaataaattcattggaaaaagttaaattgatcatcaatcaattgccACGTTTACCAGCAAATGTTAGTTATCAATGTGTTTTCGGTCCGAATGAACCAATTCAAGCTGAACCAATGCCCAATGGACTTATTTGTCAATCGCCACCGGTATCATTGAGGCCACGATTTCCTGAACAGCAAGATTTTGTTTCCATCGACTTGGCCATACGACCTTCAGATACGCGTACAGATTTTCTTCaacgaaaatttattttctatgattgtaatttttaTAAAAC TTGTACTGGCTGTGTTCAAAGTCGTTGGTCATGTCAATGGTGTTTCAAAGAAAATCGTTGTGTATCATCCGGTTATCTATgcggaaaaaattttcaatccacTGGTAATTATTCAAGCCGTGTGCCTAAATCTACTTATcgattacaacaacaacaacaacatctacaacaatcaaatcaaccaAATGTTGTTCGTCATCGTAATGAATGTCCAAGTTTTAATTTTacaaccaaacaaatgatgGATATTATATTGCCTAATGGTGTTGCACGTGAAATATCATTACCAGTGCAGAATTTAGCATTCGAAAATGTCATGTTTGGCTGTTTGattaatattgaaaacattcaaaCCTATGTTTCAGCTCGTATTAGCGATGGTAATATTGTCTGTGCAtcgacaaaattttcatatgataatgaaaacgCTACATCTATTGCAACGGTAACAGCCGTttggaataaaattcattcaattgatcgTATTAACA TTACATTGTATAAATGTCAATATCTTGGTAGCCACAATGATCGTGCTGattgttcaatttgtttgaatctGGATCGATTATATGATTGTGCTTGGTGTGGTTCACAATGTTCTCATGCAGAACAATGTAATGATCAACGTTCAATGATTTGTCCACCACCACGTATTGATCTGATTCATCCATTATCTGGACCAATTCAAGGTGGTACAATGGTAACGGTTGAAGGCAGTAATCTTGGtgttaatattgatgaaattcgtGATAAAGTTCTTATTGGTGGTTATCCTTGTCAAGTACAAAATTTTACCATATCGGTTCAATTTACCTGCATTACAAAACCTGTACAGAATCATTTTTGGgccgatgttgttgtcggtaATCGTGCTGGTTTCACTACGGCTCGTGATAAATTTCTTTATGCCGTACCGGAAATATTGGCTGCATCACCAAATAGTGGACCACAATCCGGTGGTACTCGTATCTATATTACTGGAAATAATCTCAGCATTGGAACATCGTTAGAAGTTTATCTAGATGAATATCCATGTATTGTCGATAAAATGCTCGTATCATCCACACAGATTAGTTGCCGTACAACGGCAAGTAAATATGCTAGTTATGAAGTGGATAAATTACAtatcaaaattgataatgCAACACTTACATTACCTAGCCGTTTTCGTTATGTTCCGGATCCTACTATTATGCGTATCTATCCACTTAAAAGCTATGTATCAGGTGGACGTTCGGTTACAGTGATTGGCACAAATTTCGACGTAATTCAACAACCACGTTTGGCTATATTCAGCATAGATGGatcatttatcaatgataCTGTATGTGATGTTGTGTCGACATCACAAATGATTTGTCCATCACCACCAGTGAATGCTGAACTTGTTGATATTATATATCGAGAACAGATTGATTCACAATCATTACGATCGGCTATTTCAGCGccatcttcatcttctttCACCGGTAGCAACaatgatcattcatcaacatttgaaaaaattagttTTCGTATCGGTTTCATCATGGATTGGGTGATGAGTGTTCGTGATCTATCCGTTAATTATTCTACCATCCATTCGGATCTAATCTATGTACCGGATCCAAAAGCATTTTCATTCGAAGAAGGCATCAAAGATTATAAAGGCGATTCTTTGGTTATTGAAGGTGAAAATCTACGATTAGCAACAAGTGAATCAGAAATCAATGTTACAATTGGTAATCGACCATGTAACCTGACATCATTGGCACcgaatcaaattgtttgtATACCACCGGAACAACAACCTGAACCAACAGATGAATTTGGCCGTCGTACAGCTATTTATCTACCATTGGTTGTAGTGAGAATTGGTAATAATTTACGTTATGAAATCGGTTATCTACGTTATGATTCGGTGAAAGGTTATGAGCTATCATTGGTCACTATtggtttgatcatcatattttcattgattttgatcgtATTCGTATTGGTATCGTTTGTATTTATGCGACATAAATCATTGTTAGCTGAACGTGAATATAAACGTATACAGATGCAAATGGATACATTGGAAAATAGTGTTCGATCTGAATGTAAACAAGCATTCGCTGAATTGCAAACCGATATGACCGATTTGAGTAATGATCTGGAGAATTGTGGTGTACCAATACTTGAACATCGTAATTATGTTATGAAAGTGTTTTTCCCAGGCGTGGATGATCATCCATTATTTCAGCCACGACCACGTACAACGAATGGTGCAAATATCACCTGTGCATATAACATCTATGAATTGGCAATGGCTCAATTTGAACAATTGatttataataaatcatttttaatttgtttcttgaatacattggaaaattcaccatcattcaatattcgTGATCG TGTAAATGTTGCCTCATTATTAATGGTCATCCTAATGGAACGTATGGAATATGCAACCGATATTCTACGTACATTATTACTACAATTAGTGGAAAAATCCGTTACAACTAAATATCCACAATTAATGTTACGTCGTACTGAATCGGTGGTGGAAAAAATGCTTACCAATTGGTTAGCATTGACCATGTATgattatatgaaaaattatgcTGGTTCACAATTATTTTTACTATTCTCGGCcatcaaacatcaaattGAGAAAGGACCAATCGATGTGATTACACACGATGCTCGATATTCATTATCCGAAGAACGTTTATTACGTGAACATTATAGTAATTATGAACAATTAATTCTACAAGTATTTCAG cCTGAAAAACCATTAGATAAATATCATATACGTGTTAATGACTGTGATACAATAAATCAagtgaaatcaaaaatattggaCATCATCTACAAGAATACACCATTCTCAATGCGTCTTTCTATacatgaatttgatttggaaTGGCGTGATCCATCTGGAAATCATATCTTGTTGCATGATATTGATCATACTTCGAAACGTGAACATCATGGCGCATGTTGGCAACGATTGAATACGTTGAAACATTATAATGTAAAGAACATGTCGTTAGTAATgttaataacaaaaaattcaatgctcagacatcaacaacaacaacaacaacatcaacatcaacatcaacagaatcaaacattttatatgacgaataaaaaatcagCAATTTATCCATTGTTGGCAAATTCACCAATAAAttgtcaaacaacaacaatgaatggtTTCACAAccgatgttgataatgatcgtTTCTGGCATCTGATGAAAccaacatttgatgatatgaGTAAAGAATCATCTAGTTCATCATCCGGTTCAGTATTGATGCATAAAGCGATACCAGAAATATTTCTTACAAGACTTTTATCAACCAAAGGAACTgtacaaaaatttattgatgatttttttcacacaattcttgttgttaatgatgcATTACCTG tatcaatcaaatggatATTTGATCTATTGGATGAAGCTGCCATTATGTATAATATTATCGATCCAGATGTTGTTCATGCATGGAAATCTAATTGTCTGCCATTGAGATTTTGGGtgaattttattaaaaatccaaattttaTTGTCGATGTAAATAAAACGCcaacaattgattcaaatctaAGTGTTGTTGCGCAAACATTGATGGattcatgttcatcatctgATCACCGGTTAGGAAAG GATTCACCATCaagtaaattattatttgccaAAGACATTATCAGCTATCGTCGATTGGTGATGCAATTCTATCAGGATGTATATCATTCGCCACCAGTAAGTGAACAGACATTATTTTCACATATGCAAAGTTTGAATATG GCTCATGCTGGCCAATTCGATACTGTTTGTGCATTAAAAGAATTATTCGTTTATGCTGTTAAATATCATGCCgatataatgaataatttacAACAAAGTGATTACATAACTAAACAACAATCGTTGGATAAATTTATTAATctaattaattataaattttaa